In Thermosynechococcus sichuanensis E542, a single genomic region encodes these proteins:
- a CDS encoding DUF3110 domain-containing protein: protein MRVYVLLYNPGTENEGIHSLQLGDRNLILMFESEDDASRYAMLLEAQDFRPPSVVPIDAKEIEEFCESSGYTCHLVPEGFVPTNEAERLFLAPPERNVEETDWELENRVPPAAESEFSESELNQLRQQFEKLL from the coding sequence ATGCGCGTTTACGTGTTGCTCTACAACCCGGGCACTGAAAATGAGGGGATTCATTCCCTGCAACTGGGCGATCGCAACCTGATTCTGATGTTTGAAAGCGAAGACGATGCCAGTCGCTATGCCATGCTCCTAGAGGCACAGGATTTTCGTCCCCCCAGCGTTGTGCCCATTGATGCCAAGGAAATCGAAGAATTCTGCGAATCCTCAGGCTACACCTGTCACTTGGTTCCCGAAGGATTTGTGCCGACCAATGAGGCTGAGCGGCTCTTTTTGGCACCCCCTGAACGTAACGTTGAAGAAACCGACTGGGAACTAGAAAATCGCGTGCCGCCGGCTGCTGAGAGTGAGTTCTCGGAAAGTGAACTGAATCAGTTGCGCCAGCAATTTGAAAAGCTGCTGTAG
- the pirA gene encoding arginine synthesis PII-interacting regulator PirA, with product MQLIYRGVKYETSDQHIPLVESGVKGLYRGAQWVGHKAAEPVPQPNHVLCWRGVTYQTNGTPVTTTTSTTTATPSVLPQRKRDSLAEAHRHAILKTLERRLQVARSQGNEDLINLLEEEWQQFA from the coding sequence ATGCAACTAATCTATCGCGGCGTTAAATACGAAACTTCTGACCAGCACATTCCCCTTGTGGAATCGGGTGTCAAGGGTCTCTACCGCGGCGCCCAATGGGTAGGCCACAAAGCGGCTGAACCGGTTCCTCAACCGAATCATGTCCTCTGCTGGCGGGGGGTCACCTACCAAACCAACGGTACCCCAGTAACCACAACCACCTCGACGACGACGGCTACCCCTTCAGTACTTCCCCAGCGTAAGCGCGACTCCTTAGCCGAAGCCCATCGCCATGCGATTCTGAAAACTCTTGAGCGGCGCCTGCAGGTGGCGCGGAGTCAGGGCAACGAAGACCTCATCAATCTGCTGGAAGAAGAGTGGCAGCAATTTGCCTAA
- a CDS encoding glycosyltransferase family 2 protein — MVRVCACLIVKNEAAHLARCLGSVQPWVDEIVVVDTGSTDETIAIARQFTEHIFSFPWQDDFAAARNYSLEQATGDWILVIDADEVLVTLQQPPVPLGQQLESSSLTAYQLLRREIGTGQQFSDFAIVRLFRNLPTLRYQGRFHEQLVSTAAEPLTIGVLETLRIDHYGYQPAQIQAKMRDRNIPILERIRASEGLPLHLLFALADMYHAVNNPTAADDCYQELFERLLPHLLTGQLPENMPGALPEILNQLGRRLLAMGDHETLQLLCQRSLEWFPTYPPLNDLAGRWLMALGFPLGATAYFEYCLELGRTNGYSKQMIFPLGYVREIAAEQLGRAYEALGDRERAAAAFAQATAFRQEKGTHP, encoded by the coding sequence ATGGTGCGGGTCTGTGCCTGTCTAATTGTCAAGAATGAGGCCGCCCATTTGGCACGCTGTCTGGGCAGTGTTCAGCCTTGGGTCGATGAAATCGTTGTTGTCGATACCGGCTCAACGGACGAAACGATCGCCATTGCCCGCCAGTTTACAGAACACATCTTTTCCTTCCCTTGGCAGGATGATTTTGCTGCCGCCCGCAACTACTCCCTAGAACAGGCCACGGGCGATTGGATTTTAGTGATTGATGCCGATGAGGTGCTCGTGACATTGCAGCAGCCACCTGTGCCCCTCGGACAGCAACTAGAGAGCAGCAGCCTCACTGCCTACCAACTCCTACGGCGGGAAATCGGCACGGGGCAACAATTTTCTGACTTTGCTATTGTGCGACTCTTTCGCAACCTGCCGACCCTGCGCTATCAGGGACGCTTCCATGAGCAGTTGGTATCCACAGCAGCAGAACCGCTGACCATTGGTGTTCTGGAAACGCTGCGCATTGACCACTATGGCTATCAACCCGCACAAATTCAAGCCAAGATGCGCGATCGCAACATCCCGATTTTAGAACGCATCCGCGCTAGTGAAGGGTTGCCGTTGCATCTCCTTTTTGCTTTGGCGGATATGTACCACGCCGTCAATAACCCCACGGCTGCGGATGACTGCTATCAAGAACTTTTTGAGCGGCTCTTGCCCCACCTCCTCACCGGCCAACTGCCTGAGAATATGCCCGGTGCACTGCCCGAAATTTTGAATCAACTGGGGCGGCGTTTGCTGGCTATGGGGGATCACGAAACATTGCAACTCCTATGTCAACGAAGTCTGGAGTGGTTTCCCACCTATCCTCCCCTCAATGACTTGGCCGGGCGCTGGCTGATGGCTTTAGGATTTCCTTTGGGGGCAACGGCCTACTTTGAATATTGCCTTGAACTGGGGCGCACCAATGGCTACAGCAAACAGATGATTTTTCCCTTGGGCTATGTGCGGGAGATAGCGGCGGAACAACTAGGACGCGCCTATGAAGCTTTGGGCGATCGCGAGCGAGCGGCCGCGGCCTTTGCCCAAGCAACAGCTTTTCGCCAAGAAAAGGGCACTCACCCATAA
- a CDS encoding HAD family hydrolase, whose amino-acid sequence MADFSQFLAVDPSQRALIFDMDGVICHTMPYHLEAWRVYVDRTPELRQQINLEQLRQMGGKRNAELLPELLGRSVTEAEVERWGAGKEAVFRELLAPNLELLPGLLPFLKSAKEKGYRLGLGTSACAANVELVLSCEGVGDFFDTLVMEQDVQRGKPDPECYLLVAERLQVLPQHCLVFEDAVAGVIAAVRAGMRCWGVLTTQAETALQGAGAEVCIEDFTDPRLQWLLS is encoded by the coding sequence ATGGCTGATTTTTCTCAGTTTCTTGCTGTTGACCCCTCTCAGCGTGCTCTGATTTTTGATATGGATGGGGTGATCTGCCATACCATGCCCTACCACCTTGAAGCTTGGCGAGTCTATGTCGATCGCACCCCTGAACTGCGGCAGCAGATCAATCTGGAACAGTTGCGGCAAATGGGGGGCAAACGCAATGCTGAACTCTTGCCGGAACTCCTAGGGCGATCAGTCACTGAAGCGGAAGTCGAACGTTGGGGCGCGGGTAAAGAGGCTGTGTTTCGGGAACTGCTAGCACCCAATTTGGAACTGCTGCCGGGGCTATTGCCCTTTCTCAAAAGTGCCAAGGAAAAAGGCTATCGCTTGGGCTTAGGCACCTCAGCCTGTGCGGCCAATGTGGAATTGGTGCTCTCCTGCGAGGGGGTGGGTGACTTTTTCGATACGCTGGTGATGGAGCAGGATGTGCAGCGGGGCAAGCCGGATCCGGAATGCTATCTACTCGTAGCGGAGCGGTTGCAGGTGTTGCCGCAGCATTGTCTTGTCTTTGAGGATGCCGTGGCGGGGGTGATAGCGGCGGTGCGGGCAGGAATGCGCTGCTGGGGAGTCTTAACAACGCAAGCGGAAACGGCACTGCAAGGGGCAGGGGCAGAGGTCTGCATTGAGGACTTTACGGATCCGCGCCTTCAATGGCTATTGTCCTAG
- a CDS encoding ATP-dependent helicase — translation MNLLSLPANASYLLRTLRPGQREISEWQGGLLAVSAVPGAGKSHGMAVGAAIAIAREKLHQQRQLVVVTYSRSAAANIKVRIRQYLREMGLPRNGFSVQTLHSLALKIATSHPTAGLRWSGENLMSEHEQRRLCVTCVKEWARSHPDLLEQLIQGGDTSPLSNVEHDGRRSALLTDILVKLAQTVISSARSMALTPDDLRQLSQQLRPTEPYPFLEIGADLLELYQHHLAQREQIDYDEMILAAVQLLEKDPQCRQEWQQRVYAVFEDEAQDSTPLQSRLLRLLAEEAEDNTTGQVNFVRVGDPNQAINSTFTAADPLFFNEFCDECAQQRAFYEMTQAGRSTPLVIRAANFLVRWVNHEHSRQGQELPFREQAIQTVSLTDPQPGANPPPWGKGVEIARPATIFETVRELAARIAQVLADHPEASIAVLVRTNRQGEFLADLLRSPASFGIDTDLAAQGVPILDVSGIERRSQVPKELLDILYFLHCPYSPEAVKAALTVLQERKRIAVQNLDPLAAQPEVFLYPGPLDPPAEEPVLKARHYCQRLLKARLELSLFPLITYCAQELGYDAAELATSDRLICHLAQQEPTQLWERIHPRWQELVAADRFNAVEMEDLHSRLGRSGQVTIMTMHRAKGLDWDAVFVPFLEARTLPGESWVAANAKFLSPEVDFTDVVRSQLRAYGHQQSLPPWQTAYQKAKEAKVAEEYRLLYVAMTRAKRLLWLAAAHQAPFNWQNFDWRGFYQLQDSSPCPFLPALEQKLKEHAKTTTPGDR, via the coding sequence ATGAATTTGTTATCACTCCCAGCCAATGCCAGTTACCTCCTAAGGACGTTGCGTCCGGGTCAAAGGGAAATCAGTGAATGGCAAGGGGGTCTCTTGGCGGTGTCGGCAGTCCCCGGAGCGGGCAAATCCCATGGCATGGCCGTAGGAGCGGCGATCGCCATTGCTCGCGAAAAACTCCATCAACAGCGGCAACTAGTAGTAGTCACCTATAGTCGTTCGGCTGCTGCCAATATCAAGGTGCGGATTCGCCAGTACCTGCGGGAAATGGGGCTACCCCGCAATGGGTTTAGTGTGCAGACGCTCCACAGTTTAGCCTTGAAAATTGCCACCAGTCACCCCACAGCGGGTCTGCGTTGGAGTGGCGAGAATTTAATGAGTGAGCATGAGCAGCGACGCCTGTGTGTTACCTGTGTTAAGGAATGGGCGCGATCGCATCCCGACCTCCTCGAGCAACTGATCCAAGGTGGTGATACCAGTCCCCTGAGCAATGTTGAACACGATGGCCGCAGAAGTGCCCTTTTGACTGACATCTTGGTGAAGCTGGCACAAACCGTGATTAGCAGTGCCCGCAGTATGGCTTTGACGCCCGATGATCTGCGGCAGTTGTCCCAGCAGTTGCGCCCTACAGAACCCTATCCCTTTTTAGAGATTGGCGCCGACCTTCTAGAACTGTACCAGCACCATCTGGCACAGCGGGAGCAAATTGACTACGATGAAATGATTTTGGCAGCGGTGCAACTCCTAGAGAAGGATCCACAGTGCCGCCAAGAATGGCAACAACGGGTCTATGCCGTCTTTGAGGATGAGGCGCAGGACTCCACCCCTTTACAATCGCGGTTACTGCGACTTCTGGCCGAGGAGGCCGAGGACAACACCACAGGGCAAGTGAATTTTGTGCGGGTGGGAGATCCCAATCAAGCCATTAACTCCACATTTACAGCGGCAGACCCTCTCTTTTTTAATGAATTCTGTGACGAATGTGCCCAGCAGCGAGCCTTCTATGAAATGACCCAGGCGGGGCGATCGACCCCATTGGTGATTAGGGCTGCGAACTTTTTGGTGCGTTGGGTCAATCATGAACATAGCCGCCAAGGCCAAGAACTCCCCTTTCGTGAGCAAGCAATTCAGACCGTCTCACTGACGGATCCGCAACCGGGGGCAAACCCACCCCCTTGGGGAAAAGGGGTAGAAATTGCTCGACCAGCTACCATCTTTGAGACCGTGCGCGAGCTAGCCGCACGCATTGCTCAGGTGTTGGCAGATCACCCTGAAGCCTCGATTGCCGTACTGGTGCGCACCAACCGCCAAGGGGAATTTCTCGCGGATCTGTTGCGATCGCCCGCGAGCTTCGGCATTGATACCGACCTTGCTGCTCAGGGGGTTCCGATTCTCGATGTATCGGGCATCGAACGGCGATCGCAGGTGCCCAAGGAACTGCTGGACATCCTCTATTTTCTCCACTGTCCCTATTCTCCGGAAGCGGTCAAAGCCGCCCTGACGGTTCTTCAGGAGCGCAAACGCATTGCTGTCCAAAATCTAGATCCCTTGGCTGCCCAGCCAGAAGTCTTTCTCTACCCTGGGCCTTTAGACCCTCCTGCCGAGGAACCAGTGCTCAAGGCACGCCACTACTGCCAACGTCTCCTCAAAGCCCGCCTAGAGTTGTCTCTATTTCCCTTGATCACCTATTGTGCTCAGGAATTGGGCTATGACGCTGCTGAATTGGCCACCAGCGATCGCCTAATTTGCCACTTGGCACAGCAGGAACCGACGCAATTGTGGGAGCGTATCCATCCCCGTTGGCAGGAGTTGGTGGCAGCGGATCGCTTTAATGCTGTTGAGATGGAAGACCTCCATAGCCGCTTAGGGCGATCGGGGCAAGTGACGATTATGACCATGCATCGCGCCAAGGGCCTCGACTGGGATGCTGTTTTTGTTCCCTTCCTAGAGGCAAGAACCCTCCCCGGTGAGAGTTGGGTGGCGGCCAATGCCAAGTTCCTCAGTCCTGAGGTGGATTTTACGGATGTGGTGCGATCGCAACTGCGTGCCTATGGCCATCAGCAATCCCTTCCCCCTTGGCAAACCGCCTATCAAAAAGCCAAAGAGGCCAAAGTTGCCGAGGAATATCGCCTGCTTTACGTGGCCATGACCCGTGCCAAGCGTTTACTGTGGCTCGCCGCCGCCCACCAAGCCCCCTTTAACTGGCAGAACTTTGACTGGCGAGGGTTTTATCAACTGCAAGACAGTTCCCCTTGTCCTTTTTTACCTGCCCTAGAGCAAAAGCTAAAGGAACATGCCAAGACTACTACTCCCGGCGATCGCTAA